The Deinococcus koreensis genome window below encodes:
- a CDS encoding roadblock/LC7 domain-containing protein, with amino-acid sequence MTNAVYSMTVRALSRVVSERAAESMLRTTLRDQQLGAETVTAQDVQRLIAGPLLQRLSTVLPVTQARQELLGLSRQLEAQYPKAPTLFTHLGPSASWEEHSDATATSWDGLSLGEDDFEFDDPDFALSVGGRAYDLETPLGQEELLQDLGRLSGVQGVMVCRASGEVLRVRAIREAAGLGSVIAASALLFQNRALRLMSAELGGRTVCVRPLGAHCVAVVVNSQSNVGRLLVELQQLKVAA; translated from the coding sequence ATGACCAATGCCGTCTATTCCATGACTGTGCGCGCCCTGAGCCGGGTCGTTTCGGAGCGCGCTGCCGAAAGTATGCTGCGTACCACCCTGCGTGACCAGCAGCTCGGCGCAGAGACGGTCACCGCCCAGGATGTCCAGCGCCTGATCGCCGGGCCGCTGCTCCAGCGCCTGTCGACGGTGCTGCCGGTGACGCAGGCCCGCCAGGAACTGCTGGGCCTCTCCCGCCAGCTCGAAGCCCAGTATCCCAAGGCGCCCACGCTCTTCACCCACCTGGGGCCGTCGGCGTCCTGGGAGGAGCACTCGGACGCGACCGCGACCAGCTGGGACGGCCTGAGCCTGGGCGAGGACGACTTCGAGTTCGACGACCCGGATTTCGCGCTCTCGGTGGGGGGCCGGGCCTACGACCTGGAGACCCCGCTGGGTCAGGAGGAGCTGCTGCAGGATCTGGGCCGGCTCAGCGGCGTGCAGGGCGTGATGGTCTGCCGGGCCAGTGGCGAGGTGCTGCGCGTCCGGGCGATCCGCGAGGCGGCCGGGCTGGGCTCGGTGATCGCGGCCAGCGCCCTGCTCTTCCAGAACCGCGCGCTGCGGCTGATGTCGGCCGAGCTGGGCGGCCGAACCGTCTGTGTGCGGCCGCTGGGGGCACACTGCGTCGCGGTCGTGGTGAATTCTCAATCCAACGTGGGGCGGTTACTTGTGGAACTACAGCAGTTGAAGGTGGCGGCGTGA
- the tsaE gene encoding tRNA (adenosine(37)-N6)-threonylcarbamoyltransferase complex ATPase subunit type 1 TsaE: MSLSPFPLAPGESRRLPGEQAQRALGAAVAGALPPGSLLFLEGELGAGKTTLTQGLVAELGFPEGVTSPTYALMHVYPTPAGSVLHVDAYRVRDVAELYEMDLEALILGSRLSVIEWGEGLYADWPVAPILRLEHLEGDGEARRVTRRR, translated from the coding sequence ATGTCCCTCTCCCCTTTTCCGCTGGCGCCCGGTGAGTCGCGGCGGCTGCCCGGCGAGCAGGCCCAGCGGGCACTCGGCGCGGCGGTCGCGGGGGCGCTCCCGCCTGGATCGCTGCTCTTTCTGGAGGGCGAACTGGGCGCCGGCAAGACCACGCTCACGCAGGGGCTGGTGGCCGAGCTGGGCTTCCCGGAGGGCGTCACCAGCCCCACCTACGCCCTGATGCACGTCTATCCGACCCCGGCCGGCAGCGTGCTGCACGTCGACGCCTACCGCGTGCGCGACGTGGCCGAGCTGTACGAGATGGATCTGGAGGCGTTGATCCTGGGCAGCCGCCTGAGCGTGATCGAGTGGGGCGAGGGCCTGTATGCCGACTGGCCCGTCGCCCCGATCCTGCGCCTGGAACATCTGGAGGGCGACGGCGAGGCCCGGCGCGTGACCCGGCGGCGCTGA
- a CDS encoding acetate kinase: MWTLVLNCGSSSVKFALLRPDSGEVALSGLAERLGSEGAALRIDRASEKGSERRTQALAGGSYPAAFEALLSELDALGLRPDVGAVGHRVVHGGEAFSAPALITPAVLDAIRACVPLAPLHNPANIAGIEAARAAFPELPHVAVFDTAFHQTMPEVAYRYGVPEVWYRQHGVRRYGFHGTSHAYVAQEAARLLGRPLEELNLITAHLGNGASVCAVQGGRSVDTSMGLTPLEGLVMGSRSGDVDPGLHDFIARQSGLNLSEVTAALNRESGLLGLSGLSNDMRELEEAAGRGHPGARLALDVFVYRLAKTVAGMAVALGRPDALVFTGGIGENSAGVRAATLARLGVLGLEPDDEANARAVRGTPGVISRPGPVVALVVNTNEELMIARGAALLLAQPV; the protein is encoded by the coding sequence ATGTGGACGCTGGTGTTGAACTGTGGAAGCAGCTCCGTGAAGTTCGCGCTGCTGCGGCCGGATTCGGGCGAGGTGGCGCTGTCGGGCCTGGCCGAGCGCCTGGGCTCGGAGGGCGCCGCGCTGCGGATAGACCGGGCCAGCGAGAAGGGGAGCGAGCGGCGCACCCAGGCCCTTGCCGGCGGTTCCTACCCGGCGGCCTTCGAAGCGCTGCTCTCGGAACTGGACGCGCTGGGCCTGCGCCCGGACGTGGGCGCCGTGGGCCACCGGGTCGTGCACGGGGGCGAGGCCTTCAGCGCCCCGGCGCTCATCACGCCGGCCGTGCTGGACGCCATCCGGGCCTGCGTGCCGCTGGCGCCGCTGCACAACCCCGCCAACATCGCCGGGATCGAGGCGGCGCGCGCGGCCTTTCCGGAGCTGCCCCACGTGGCGGTCTTCGACACCGCCTTCCACCAGACCATGCCCGAGGTCGCCTACCGCTACGGGGTGCCCGAGGTCTGGTACCGCCAGCATGGCGTGAGGCGCTACGGCTTCCACGGCACGTCGCACGCCTACGTGGCGCAGGAGGCCGCGCGGCTGCTGGGCCGCCCGCTGGAGGAGCTGAACCTGATCACCGCCCACCTGGGCAACGGCGCCAGCGTGTGCGCAGTACAGGGTGGGCGCTCGGTCGACACCTCGATGGGCCTGACCCCGCTGGAGGGTCTGGTCATGGGCAGCCGCTCCGGCGACGTCGACCCCGGCCTGCACGACTTCATTGCGCGGCAATCGGGCCTGAACCTCTCGGAGGTCACGGCGGCGCTCAACCGCGAGAGCGGGCTGCTGGGCCTGTCGGGGCTGAGCAACGACATGCGCGAGCTGGAGGAAGCGGCCGGGCGGGGGCACCCCGGGGCGCGGCTGGCGCTGGACGTGTTCGTGTACCGGCTGGCGAAGACGGTGGCGGGCATGGCGGTCGCCCTGGGCCGCCCGGACGCGCTGGTCTTCACCGGCGGTATCGGGGAAAACAGCGCCGGCGTGCGCGCGGCGACCCTGGCGCGGCTGGGCGTGCTGGGGCTGGAGCCCGATGACGAGGCGAACGCCCGCGCGGTGCGGGGCACCCCCGGAGTGATCTCCCGGCCCGGCCCGGTCGTGGCCCTCGTGGTGAACACCAACGAGGAACTGATGATCGCGCGCGGGGCGGCGCTGCTCCTCGCCCAGCCGGTCTGA
- the pta gene encoding phosphate acetyltransferase, translated as MQTLLIAPTRNGVGLSSTALGLSRALERQGLRVAFLKPIAQTHETGTDDSVHFARTVAHLSPPEPVALTRAEELLSHGGQEDLMEEVIALAQQAAGAGRTGTGSEVDVLVVEGLALTERNSYASGLNAALARNLQADTVLVSSLAGVSPAELVDELEIAAALHRRSDGSGLAGYVLNFAPPGLDFGTLMAELRSRSPLLARGELPLLGVVALSPELQAVRTLDVARHLNAELLNEGEAAQRRVTSTVVTARSVPKMAHLFVPGALVVTPGDREDVVMAAALSHLSGVPLAGLMYTSGSEPEDSVERLCRAALGTPDVPSSLPVMRVETNSFHTASALSRLSPRVPHDDPQRMDRMLDFIADRLDTAALGSRLRTRPDGDRRLPPSAFRHELIQKARAAGKRIVLPEGDEPRTVRAAIRCGEKGIARCVLLARPDRVRQVAEGQGLTLPPELEILDPDQIRERYVAPMVELRKSKGLSAPQALAQLEDTVVLGTMMLALGEVDGLVSGAVHTTANTVRPALQLIKTAPGAALVSSVFFMLMPEQVLVYGDAAINPNPGAEELADIAIQSADSARAFGITPRIAMLSYSTGESGSGEDVEKVKAATALVRERRPDLMVDGPLQYDAASVLSVGQAKAPGSAVAGRATVFIFPDLNTGNTTYKAVQRAAGVVAVGPMLQGLRKPVNDLSRGALVDDIVYTIALTAIQATQVEGAVPPTA; from the coding sequence ATGCAAACCCTTCTGATCGCCCCGACCCGCAACGGCGTGGGCCTGAGCAGCACCGCGCTGGGCCTGAGCCGCGCGCTGGAGCGCCAGGGCCTGAGGGTCGCCTTCCTCAAGCCCATCGCCCAGACGCACGAGACGGGCACCGACGACTCGGTTCATTTCGCGCGCACGGTCGCGCACCTCAGCCCGCCCGAGCCCGTCGCGCTCACCCGCGCCGAGGAACTGCTCAGCCACGGCGGCCAGGAAGACCTGATGGAAGAGGTCATCGCGCTCGCGCAGCAGGCCGCCGGGGCGGGCCGCACGGGCACGGGCAGTGAGGTGGACGTGCTGGTGGTCGAGGGGCTGGCCCTGACCGAGCGCAATTCCTACGCCTCGGGGCTGAACGCCGCGCTGGCGCGCAACCTGCAGGCCGACACGGTGCTGGTCAGCTCGCTCGCGGGGGTCAGTCCGGCCGAACTCGTGGACGAGCTGGAGATCGCCGCCGCGCTGCACCGCCGCTCCGACGGGAGCGGGCTGGCGGGCTACGTGCTGAACTTCGCCCCGCCGGGGCTGGACTTCGGCACCCTGATGGCCGAGCTGCGCTCGCGCAGTCCGCTCCTGGCGCGCGGCGAACTGCCGCTGCTGGGCGTGGTGGCCCTCTCGCCCGAGCTGCAGGCGGTCCGCACGCTGGACGTGGCCCGGCACCTGAACGCCGAACTGCTCAACGAGGGCGAGGCCGCCCAGCGCCGCGTGACCAGCACCGTCGTGACCGCCCGCTCGGTGCCCAAGATGGCCCACCTGTTCGTGCCCGGCGCGCTGGTGGTCACGCCCGGCGACCGCGAGGACGTGGTGATGGCCGCCGCCTTGAGCCACCTCAGCGGCGTGCCTCTGGCGGGGCTGATGTACACCTCCGGCAGCGAGCCCGAGGACTCGGTCGAGCGGCTGTGCCGCGCCGCGCTGGGCACCCCGGACGTGCCCAGTTCGCTGCCGGTGATGCGGGTCGAGACCAACTCCTTCCACACGGCGTCGGCCCTCTCGCGCCTGAGCCCGCGCGTGCCGCACGACGACCCGCAGCGGATGGACCGGATGCTGGATTTCATCGCGGATCGGCTGGACACCGCTGCGCTGGGCAGTCGCCTCCGCACCCGTCCGGACGGCGACCGCCGCCTGCCCCCCAGCGCCTTTCGCCACGAGCTGATCCAGAAGGCGCGCGCCGCCGGCAAACGCATCGTGCTGCCCGAGGGCGACGAGCCGCGCACCGTCAGGGCCGCCATCCGCTGCGGCGAGAAGGGGATCGCGCGCTGCGTGCTACTCGCGCGGCCCGACCGGGTGCGGCAGGTCGCCGAGGGCCAGGGCCTGACGCTCCCGCCGGAACTGGAGATCCTCGACCCCGATCAGATCCGCGAGCGCTACGTGGCCCCTATGGTCGAGCTGCGAAAGAGCAAGGGCCTGAGCGCCCCGCAGGCGCTGGCGCAGCTGGAAGACACCGTGGTGCTGGGCACCATGATGCTGGCGCTGGGCGAGGTCGACGGGCTGGTCTCGGGCGCGGTGCACACCACCGCCAACACCGTGCGGCCCGCGCTGCAGCTCATCAAGACCGCGCCAGGCGCCGCGCTGGTCTCCTCCGTGTTCTTCATGCTGATGCCCGAGCAGGTGCTGGTCTACGGCGACGCCGCCATCAACCCCAACCCGGGTGCCGAGGAACTCGCCGACATCGCCATCCAGTCGGCCGACTCGGCGCGCGCCTTCGGGATCACGCCGAGGATCGCCATGCTCAGCTACTCCACGGGCGAGAGCGGCAGCGGCGAGGACGTCGAGAAGGTCAAGGCGGCGACCGCCCTGGTGCGTGAACGCCGCCCCGATCTGATGGTGGACGGCCCGCTGCAGTACGACGCCGCCTCCGTGCTCAGCGTCGGGCAGGCCAAGGCGCCGGGCAGCGCGGTCGCCGGGCGTGCCACGGTCTTCATCTTCCCGGATCTGAACACTGGCAACACCACCTACAAGGCCGTGCAGCGCGCCGCGGGCGTGGTCGCCGTGGGGCCGATGCTGCAGGGCCTGAGAAAGCCCGTGAATGACCTCTCACGCGGCGCGCTGGTCGACGACATCGTGTACACCATCGCCCTGACGGCGATCCAGGCCACGCAGGTGGAGGGCGCGGTGCCCCCGACGGCCTGA
- a CDS encoding SAM-dependent methyltransferase yields the protein MPTPPARSRVPWAPLAGLVAALAARQYLTRPASEAQLLAAARRLLGEVLPQRRAFDVQLWNGEVLPATRPARARLVLTSPGTLGRMLKLPLDVALGEAYLRGDFEIEGDIGALAALADEFGAAPGPARVARLLQDAALLRRGSQAAAPPVTATLEGEPHSRERDQQAISYHYDVSNDFYRLWLDSRMVYSCAYFPTGTETLDEAQEAKLEYICRKLRLKAGERLLDIGCGWGGLAIYAAQRYGVQVLGVTLSAAQLQEGQARVKAAGLEHLVTLELRDYRDVLAHGEGAFDKIASVGMAEHVGRKNMPIYFRAAYAALKPGGLMLNHAISDGIGQARVPMWLQSGNFARRYVFPDGELLPVWETLKHASEALFEVRDVENLREHYARTLEHWFRNLEAHHAEARAALGEQRHRLWRLYLGATSYYFQKGHLSIFQSLLAKPDTERKVSLPLSRDDLYR from the coding sequence ATGCCGACACCTCCCGCCCGTTCCCGCGTGCCCTGGGCGCCCCTCGCGGGCCTCGTGGCCGCCCTCGCCGCCCGGCAGTACCTGACCCGGCCCGCCAGCGAGGCGCAGCTGCTGGCCGCCGCCCGCCGCCTGCTGGGCGAGGTGCTGCCCCAGCGGCGCGCCTTCGACGTGCAGCTCTGGAACGGCGAGGTGCTGCCGGCGACCCGGCCCGCCCGCGCCCGGCTGGTGCTCACCAGCCCAGGGACGCTGGGCCGGATGCTGAAGCTGCCGCTGGACGTGGCGCTGGGCGAGGCCTACCTGCGCGGCGATTTCGAGATCGAGGGCGATATCGGCGCGCTCGCGGCCCTGGCCGACGAGTTCGGCGCCGCTCCGGGCCCTGCCCGCGTGGCCCGGCTCCTTCAGGACGCCGCCCTACTGCGCCGGGGCTCGCAGGCGGCCGCGCCGCCGGTCACCGCCACGCTGGAAGGCGAACCGCATTCCCGGGAGCGCGACCAGCAGGCGATCTCGTACCACTACGACGTGTCCAACGACTTCTACCGGCTGTGGCTGGACTCGAGGATGGTGTATTCCTGCGCGTACTTCCCCACGGGCACGGAGACGCTCGATGAGGCGCAGGAGGCCAAGCTGGAATACATCTGCCGCAAGCTGCGCCTGAAGGCCGGCGAGCGGCTGCTGGACATCGGCTGCGGGTGGGGCGGGCTGGCGATCTACGCCGCGCAGCGCTACGGCGTGCAGGTGCTGGGCGTGACCCTCAGTGCGGCGCAGCTTCAGGAGGGGCAGGCGCGCGTGAAGGCGGCCGGGCTGGAACACCTCGTCACGCTGGAGCTGCGCGACTACCGCGACGTGCTGGCCCACGGCGAGGGCGCCTTCGACAAGATCGCGTCCGTCGGGATGGCCGAGCACGTCGGGCGAAAGAACATGCCCATCTACTTCCGCGCCGCCTACGCCGCCCTGAAGCCCGGCGGCCTGATGCTCAACCACGCGATCAGTGACGGTATCGGGCAGGCGCGGGTGCCGATGTGGCTGCAGAGCGGCAACTTCGCCCGCCGCTACGTGTTCCCGGACGGTGAGCTGCTGCCGGTCTGGGAAACCCTGAAACACGCCTCGGAGGCCCTGTTCGAGGTGCGCGACGTGGAGAACCTGCGCGAGCACTACGCCCGCACCCTGGAGCACTGGTTCCGGAACCTGGAGGCCCACCACGCCGAGGCCCGCGCCGCCCTGGGCGAGCAACGCCACCGGCTGTGGCGCCTCTACCTGGGGGCGACCTCGTACTACTTCCAGAAGGGCCACCTGAGCATCTTCCAGAGCCTGCTGGCCAAGCCGGACACGGAGAGGAAGGTCAGCCTGCCGCTCAGCCGGGACGACCTCTACCGCTGA
- a CDS encoding LptF/LptG family permease — translation MKRFERYVLDEILPPLFGVLAVVILLVVLGLLKEVIAPLLAKGANPLLVARAVALNIPEAAYTALPIALMFATLLGLSRLSSDSEIKGALASGIPVTRLFRPVLGLALGITALAFVIGEGLVPRAKVQESKVKQQIVFDNPRVIGLDGVGPDGQSVVLRDALNRAISVGRIEPGGELLDLRIVAMQPGQPPREVITARRGRLKSGSNVLELESGQRITYQDGRPITILSFTRGTLPVQDVQADLQTGNAQPRAIYTPLPELWNRTRAYRAQGVQSPAEFTALHRKFAEPLAALALAFFAVALAVFTFRTGRDLGLVWALLLSFAYYATWSVFRVMGEKGALPAVLSAYAPDVIALVAGVGLLWLARRR, via the coding sequence GTGAAGCGCTTCGAGCGCTACGTGCTGGACGAGATCCTGCCGCCGCTGTTCGGGGTGCTGGCGGTGGTCATCCTGCTGGTGGTGCTGGGGCTGCTCAAGGAGGTGATCGCCCCGCTGCTCGCCAAGGGCGCCAACCCCCTGCTGGTGGCGCGCGCCGTGGCCCTGAACATCCCCGAGGCGGCCTACACCGCCCTGCCCATCGCGCTGATGTTCGCCACGCTGCTGGGCCTGTCGCGCCTGTCGTCGGATTCCGAGATCAAGGGGGCGCTGGCGAGCGGGATTCCGGTCACGCGGCTCTTTCGCCCGGTGCTGGGGCTGGCCCTGGGCATCACGGCGCTGGCGTTTGTCATCGGCGAGGGGCTGGTGCCACGGGCCAAGGTGCAGGAGAGCAAGGTCAAGCAGCAGATCGTGTTCGACAACCCGCGTGTGATCGGTCTGGACGGGGTGGGGCCGGACGGCCAGAGCGTGGTGCTGCGCGACGCCCTGAACCGCGCCATCTCGGTGGGGAGGATCGAGCCCGGCGGCGAGCTGCTCGACCTGCGGATCGTGGCCATGCAGCCCGGCCAGCCCCCGCGTGAGGTCATCACCGCCCGGCGGGGCCGCCTGAAAAGCGGCAGCAACGTGCTGGAGCTGGAAAGTGGACAGCGCATCACGTACCAGGACGGCCGGCCCATCACCATCCTGAGCTTCACGCGCGGCACCCTGCCGGTTCAGGACGTGCAGGCCGATCTGCAGACCGGCAACGCCCAGCCCCGCGCGATCTATACCCCGCTGCCGGAGCTGTGGAACCGCACCCGCGCCTACCGGGCCCAGGGGGTGCAGTCGCCGGCCGAGTTCACCGCCCTGCACCGCAAGTTCGCCGAGCCGCTGGCCGCGCTGGCGCTGGCCTTCTTCGCCGTGGCGCTGGCGGTCTTCACCTTCCGCACCGGGCGCGACCTGGGGCTGGTCTGGGCGCTGCTGCTCAGTTTCGCGTACTACGCCACCTGGAGCGTGTTCCGCGTGATGGGCGAGAAGGGGGCGCTGCCCGCCGTGCTCTCGGCCTACGCGCCGGACGTGATCGCGCTGGTGGCGGGAGTGGGCCTGCTGTGGCTGGCCCGGCGGCGCTGA
- a CDS encoding LptF/LptG family permease codes for MSILTRSVLKEVLRWYGAGVALFMALQMTDILSSTVDKLLTYHPPLSKAAFAFLTYLPTIVNRTLVMAVAFAILLAFSRLQQDSELKAISASGVRPLSLIWPLTLPFALVAGLAFLNADRLVPAGLANWERAWYQIYNTTPPPPRQEKYTYAPPGALYYAGRVVNDTGGNVAQLEGIMVQRGNETITASTGSWDTARQTWTLQGAWIVRPGENPRQLATPLVLPQRDTLTPPPVDARQAPTAELRATLARGTLSPTDRRDYQFQLATRYADPLTAIVFALAAGVLGLLIRNRAAAFAGVVVFIVCFYALWTTVPGLARAGAMNPMLAAWLPNLLFLAVAGVLAWRLR; via the coding sequence GTGTCCATCCTCACCCGCTCCGTCCTGAAGGAGGTTCTCCGCTGGTACGGGGCCGGCGTCGCGCTGTTCATGGCGCTGCAGATGACCGACATCCTGAGCAGCACGGTCGACAAGCTGCTGACCTACCACCCGCCGCTGAGCAAGGCCGCCTTCGCCTTCCTGACCTACCTGCCCACCATCGTGAACCGCACGCTGGTGATGGCGGTGGCCTTCGCCATCCTGCTGGCCTTTTCGCGGCTGCAGCAGGACAGCGAACTCAAGGCGATCAGCGCCAGCGGCGTGCGGCCCCTGAGCCTGATCTGGCCGCTGACCCTGCCCTTCGCGCTGGTGGCGGGGCTGGCCTTCCTGAATGCCGACCGGCTGGTGCCCGCCGGCCTGGCCAACTGGGAACGGGCCTGGTATCAGATCTACAACACCACCCCCCCGCCGCCCCGCCAGGAGAAGTACACCTACGCCCCGCCGGGCGCGCTGTACTACGCGGGCCGGGTGGTCAACGACACGGGCGGGAACGTGGCCCAGCTCGAGGGGATCATGGTGCAGCGCGGCAACGAGACCATCACCGCGAGCACCGGCAGCTGGGACACGGCGCGCCAGACCTGGACGCTGCAGGGTGCCTGGATCGTGCGCCCCGGCGAGAACCCCCGCCAGCTGGCCACGCCGCTGGTGCTTCCCCAGCGGGATACCCTGACCCCGCCGCCGGTCGATGCCCGGCAGGCGCCCACGGCCGAGCTGCGCGCCACGCTGGCCAGGGGTACGCTGAGCCCCACGGATCGCCGCGACTACCAGTTCCAGCTCGCCACCCGCTACGCCGACCCGCTCACCGCCATCGTGTTCGCGCTGGCGGCCGGGGTGCTGGGCCTGCTGATCCGCAACCGCGCCGCCGCCTTCGCCGGAGTGGTCGTGTTCATCGTGTGTTTCTACGCGCTGTGGACGACCGTGCCGGGGCTGGCCCGCGCCGGGGCCATGAACCCCATGCTGGCGGCCTGGCTGCCCAATCTGCTGTTCCTGGCGGTGGCCGGCGTGCTGGCGTGGAGACTGCGGTGA